In a single window of the Hippocampus zosterae strain Florida chromosome 6, ASM2543408v3, whole genome shotgun sequence genome:
- the fzd10 gene encoding frizzled-10 produces MCSITNLNLTLFILLVLRINESSAISSIDPDWPGEGKCQQISIPLCKDVGYNMTRMPNLMGHDNQKEAAMQLQEFATLIQFGCHSHLKFFLCSLYAPMCTEQVSNPIPACRVMCEQVKVKCSPILEQFNFPWPDSLDCSRLPTKNDPNYLCMEAPNNGSDEPPKVSHTQPPDFRLHRPLNGADLHPKDTGSRKKCSNPGKFHFVEKSQSCAPKCYPKVDVYWSQGDKQFSLVWMAIWSILCFVSSAFTVLTFLIDPQRFKYPERPIIFLSMSYCVYSVGYLVRLFVGADRIACDRDNGVQYVIQEGLESTGCTIVFLILYYFGMASSLWWVILTLTWFLAAGKKWGHEAIEANSSYFHLAAWAIPAVKTIMILVMRKVAGDELTGVCYVGSMDVKALTGFVLIPLSCYLITGTSFLLSGFVALFNIRKIMKTEGENTDKLEKLMVRIGVFSVLYTVPATCVIACYFYERLNMEYWRMLATEDKCKDNSGQESECLLTTSVPAVEVFMVKIFMLLVVGITSGMWIWTSKTLQSWQNVFSRKLRKRTRRKATSVFTSSRPYMKPHPSLKGHATKYEPTRPPPTCV; encoded by the coding sequence ATGTGTTCAATTACAAACTTGAACCTTACACTGTTCATTTTGCTGGTGCTGCGCATCAACGAGAGCTCAGCCATTAGCTCCATTGACCCTGACTGGCCAGGAGAGGGCAAATGTCAACAAATCAGCATCCCCCTGTGTAAGGACGTTGGCTACAACATGACCCGCATGCCGAATCTCATGGGCCACGATAACCAAAAAGAAGCAGCCATGCAGCTGCAAGAATTTGCAACGCTGATCCAGTTTGGATGCCACAGCCATCTTAAATTTTTTCTTTGTTCGCTTTATGCCCCCATGTGCACCGAGCAAGTGTCCAACCCCATCCCTGCTTGCAGAGTCATGTGCGAGCAGGTCAAAGTGAAGTGCTCCCCTATTTTGGAACAGTTCAACTTCCCCTGGCCGGATTCGCTGGACTGCTCACGGCTACCCACCAAAAACGACCCCAACTACCTCTGCATGGAGGCGCCCAACAACGGCTCGGACGAACCTCCCAAAGTCTCGCACACCCAGCCACCCGATTTCAGGCTGCACCGGCCCCTGAATGGAGCGGACCTGCACCCAAAGGACACCGGCAGCAGGAAGAAATGCAGCAACCCTGGCAAGTTCCACTTTGTTGAGAAAAGTCAATCGTGTGCCCCAAAATGTTACCCTAAAGTGGATGTCTACTGGAGCCAAGGAGACAAGCAGTTCTCCTTGGTATGGATGGCCATCTGGTCCATCCTGTGCTTTGTCTCCAGCGCTTTCACCGTGCTCACTTTCCTCATTGACCCCCAGCGCTTCAAATACCCAGAGAGGCCCATCATCTTCCTCTCCATGTCCTACTGTGTTTACTCTGTGGGCTACCTTGTCCGGCTTTTCGTGGGAGCTGACAGAATCGCCTGTGACAGAGACAACGGGGTCCAGTATGTCATCCAGGAGGGCCTGGAGAGCACCGGCTGCACTATTGTGTTCCTGATCCTGTATTATTTTGGCATGGCAAGCTCCCTTTGGTGGGTCATCTTGACTCTCACGTGGTTTCTGGCCGCCGGAAAGAAGTGGGGTCACGAAGCCATCGAGGCCAACAGCAGCTACTTTCACCTTGCAGCGTGGGCCATCCCGGCCGTGAAGACCATCATGATCCTGGTGATGAGGAAGGTGGCGGGAGATGAGCTGACGGGTGTTTGCTATGTAGGCAGCATGGACGTCAAGGCGCTCACGGGCTTTGTGCTTATACCTCTCTCCTGCTACCTGATCACGGGCACCTCCTTTCTCCTGTCTGGCTTCGTGGCTCTCTTCAACATCAGGAAGATCATGAAAACAGAAGGGGAGAACACAGACAAGCTGGAGAAGTTGATGGTTCGTATCGGGGTCTTTTCTGTGCTTTACACCGTCCCGGCCACGTGCGTGATTGCCTGCTACTTCTATGAGcgactcaacatggagtactgGCGCATGCTGGCTACGGAGGACAAATGTAAGGACAACAGTGGACAGGAATCGGAGTGCCTTTTGACCACGTCCGTTCCCGCCGTCGAGGTCTTTATGGTGAAGATCTTCATGCTGCTGGTGGTGGGCATCACGAGCGGCATGTGGATCTGGACATCCAAGACCCTGCAGTCATGGCAGAACGTGTTCAGCCGGAAACTACGAAAGAGAACGAGAAGGAAGGCGACCAGCGTGTTCACCAGCAGCCGACCTTACATGAAACCTCACCCGTCTCTCAAAGGGCACGCTACTAAGTACGAACCCACGCGGCCCCCTCCTACGTGTGTCTGA